The following coding sequences lie in one Sesamum indicum cultivar Zhongzhi No. 13 linkage group LG9, S_indicum_v1.0, whole genome shotgun sequence genomic window:
- the LOC105170501 gene encoding uncharacterized protein LOC105170501 yields the protein MRVLGESWCFCNGGGKSERMKAAIFSGKAPAMARIAAGGTGLLIHRNLLLTTHATLPSVAAAEAAEIRLHSGLSAGLFPHRFFITSSVLDLTIVGLDALDEESNAPIQQPHYLKTCSKPNLELGSTVYFLGYTEKQELTMGEGKVVIATDNLIKLSTDGVIWSPGSAGFDVHGNLAFMVCDPMKLATSPNTKSASTSSSSTSSWKKDFPMQFGIPIPIICDWLNQHWEGNLDELNKPKLPLIRLMSSGQKSEHSCASFTMRRVFKSTEGENEGTPTSSNVLSRPLEQSAASSAVFNTSKDRKLTDDTQNATHMQGIPTPEIYESPMLTSTKVKKEDVTQIQLLDINFPPRIAKAAASPQPSRKILPNSDQHYVKDFLLQQLQEGQHCNIGPSSPTADAESTGSVNGAQCDIQSSSFPVEISEAPHDYSSEGETTMYSAETAESRNYPSPREGKFHQVGRSQSCVNYNRWGAVQKNSVPRGAMLEKHRSFVQGRKVYSQGATSQRSNDFFSPTVSSIMKKRNNLEQPNRPRQSSVHSSPRWMF from the exons ATGAGGGTTTTGGGGGAGTCGTGGTGTTTCTGTAATGGTGGAGGCAAATCGGAGAGAATGAAGGCCGCCATTTTCTCCGGCAAGGCTCCTGCCATGGCCAGAATCGCTGCTGGAGGCACCGGTTTATTGATCCACCGGAATCTGCTTCTCACCACCCACGCTACTCTGCCTTCCGTCGCCGCTGCTGAAGCTGCCGAGATCCGACTCCACAGTGGCCTTTCCGCTGGCCTTTTCCCTCACAG GTTCTTTATTACAAGCTCTGTTCTTGATCTAACAATTGTGGGCCTTGATGCCCTGGATGAAGAGTCAAATGCACCGATCCAGCAACCTCATTACTTGAAAACTTGTTCAAAACCAAATCTGGAGCTTGGAAGTACGGTTTATTTCTTAGGATACACAGAAAAACAGGAGTTGACAATGGGTGAAGGGAAGGTAGTAATAGCTACTGACAATCTGATAAAGTTGTCAACTGATGGAGTAATTTGGAGCCCAGGTTCTGCTGGTTTTGATGTTCATGGAAATCTTGCATTCATGGTTTGTGATCCTATGAAGCTCGCAACATCTCCAAACACCAAATCTGCATCAACTTCATCATCTTCGACATCATCGTGGAAGAAAGATTTCCCCATGCAATTTGGTATCCCTATCCCCATCATCTGTGATTGGCTAAACCAGCATTGGGAGGGGAACCTCGATGAACTCAATAAACCCAAATTACCCTTGATACGGCTGATGTCCTCTGGTCAGAAAAGTGAGCATTCTTGTGCATCGTTCACAATGCGGAGGGTTTTTAAGTCGACTGAAGGTGAAAATGAGGGGACTCCGACATCATCAAATGTACTGTCTAGACCTCTAGAGCAGTCTGCAGCCAGTTCTGCTGTTTTCAACACTTCGAAAGACAGGAAGTTAACCGATGACACACAAAATGCGACGCATATGCAGGGGATTCCAACTCCAGAAATCTACGAGTCCCCAATGTTAACTTCCACTAAAGTGAAGAAGGAAGATGTAACTCAAATTCAGCTTTTGGATATCAACTTCCCACCAAGAATTGCTAAAGCTGCAGCATCACCACAACCATCGAGAAAGATACTGCCAAACTCTGATCAACATTATGTCAAGGATTTCTTGTTGCAGCAACTCCAGGAAGGACAACATTGCAACATAGGACCATCCAGCCCCACGGCAGATGCTGAATCAACAGGATCTGTTAATGGTGCCCAGTGTGATATCCAGTCTAGTTCTTTCCCAGTCGAGATTTCAGAGGCTCCACATGACTACAGCAGCGAAGGAGAAACTACAATGTACTCTGCCGAAACTGCTGAGAGCCGTAACTATCCCAGTCCAAGAGAGGGAAAGTTTCATCAAGTTGGAAGGAGTCAGAGTTGCGTAAACTACAACAGGTGGGGGGCGGTACAGAAAAATTCAGTGCCCCGTGGAGCTATGCTCGAAAAGCACCGGAGCTTTGTGCAAGGGAGGAAAGTATATTCCCAAGGTGCAACTTCTCAAAGGAGTAACGACTTCTTCAGCCCAACGGTTTCTTCCATCATGAAGAAACGCAACAACTTGGAGCAACCAAACAGGCCCCGGCAGAGCTCAGTCCACTCATCTCCAAGGTGGATGTTCTAA